TCCTGTCCGGCAAGTAGTGCATACATGCCAGCAAGACCAACGGTTACATCGGTTTTGATGCCCGCGAGATTTTCCTGCACCAGCGGATAATCAATGATGGTATTTCCAAAAGCCTCTCGGGTATCTGCATAGTTTCTAGCGGTTTGATACGCACGCTCGTTCATGCCGAGAACGGAGATTGCCAGAGAAATGCGGGAGAAATGAACCACCTGTTCCATCATACGGTTAAAGCCGCGCTCTACGCTGCCTGCAGGCACTGCATATGCATCGTGAAAATCAATCTCGGAAGATGCGAGAGCTTTTGTACCCATTTTTTCCTTGAGACGGCGGAAAGTGAAATCATTCTTACTGCCATCAGGTTTACGTGCTGGTACGATGAAGACTGACAGTCCTTTAGTGCCTTTAAGTTCTTCGCTGTGGCGGGCAGTGATAACCATTAATTCAGCATTAGCGTTAGAGCAGAACCATTTTTCACCGCGAATGCGCCAGTTACCGTCGCTATCTTTCCAGGCTTTGGTCGCGTTTTTACCAACGTCTGATCCGCCTTGAACTTCTGTAAGGAATTGGGATGACGTGAAGTTATCGTCATAACTTGGCACTTCAAGCATATCAATCCAGTGCTGACGTTCAGGAAAATCATCTACGTAACGGAGCAGGCGAACAGTCTCAAACGTGCAGGCAATTGGGCAGTTATGCCCAGCCTCACCAGCGTAAGACGACAGGAGGAAAAAAGCCATGCCCTCTTTCAGACCACCGAGCGTGCCGAGCCGCTTGATCATGCCAGAGCCATAGATGATATTCCCGGCTTCGTTATATTTGGGGTGGTGGATGATGCGGTCATCCCGGTCACCAATACCGTTAAAATGCTCAACACGTGGGTTGTTGAAGCGGAGGTCATTTTCCATCACTGCTGGTTCGAGTTCAGCTGGAACTTGTGCGCCGAAAGAAACTAATTCTGGGTGCAGTTCCTCATATGCAGCGCCAAGCCAATACCGGAATGTGTGAACAATATCGGGGTCAGTCAGGTAAGAATTTTCCTGCATTTTCGCCATCCACTGGCGCATGCCTTCTCGGCCTTTGTTCTGTTCAGGACGCGTTTCTGCGGCCCCCATACGTTTTTCATCCAGTGCGGCTGCCGCATCTTTGGCTAAATTCTGGTTCATGTTCATCTTTGTCCTCCAACCCGCAGAAATGAGCGATTTTCATCATTATATTCTTGAATTTGGCTGAAATACTATGGTATTTAGGACAAAATGTTTGGTGTACAGGTCAAAGGAATATGATCATATGAGCGGTAAGAAGATTCTGGTGTATTGCCCGAAAGAAAGCCTTGGGTTTAGCGCTTATATGATTCAGGAGCTTTGCTGGGCTGCTATTCAGATCGCGGGGAAAATGAGCGCAGGCCTCGCCATGCACATTAATAAGCCGCGGCATAGCGTTCAGCTTGTAAGTGCGACGGGGCAGGCATCTGCCTCCTCTTCTGGCGTTACAATTGTTCCAGATGCTTCTATTGCGGATGTGGAGGAAGCTGATGTGGTATTTCTCTCCGCATTTTGGGGAAGTGCGGATAAGGCGCTTGAAGCTGAACGTGATTTGATGCCGTGGCTACAGAAACTTGCGAAGCATAAATGTATAATCGCTGCTATTAGTAACAGTCCGCTGTTTCTTGCAGAAGCTGGCTTGCTGAACGGTGAAACCGCAACCATTTATGCGCCTTATGCAGATGAATTTAAGGCCAAATACC
This DNA window, taken from Kordiimonas sp. SCSIO 12603, encodes the following:
- a CDS encoding acyl-CoA dehydrogenase family protein encodes the protein MNMNQNLAKDAAAALDEKRMGAAETRPEQNKGREGMRQWMAKMQENSYLTDPDIVHTFRYWLGAAYEELHPELVSFGAQVPAELEPAVMENDLRFNNPRVEHFNGIGDRDDRIIHHPKYNEAGNIIYGSGMIKRLGTLGGLKEGMAFFLLSSYAGEAGHNCPIACTFETVRLLRYVDDFPERQHWIDMLEVPSYDDNFTSSQFLTEVQGGSDVGKNATKAWKDSDGNWRIRGEKWFCSNANAELMVITARHSEELKGTKGLSVFIVPARKPDGSKNDFTFRRLKEKMGTKALASSEIDFHDAYAVPAGSVERGFNRMMEQVVHFSRISLAISVLGMNERAYQTARNYADTREAFGNTIIDYPLVQENLAGIKTDVTVGLAGMYALLAGQDDADTGKEMPDYMHAFLRLMTNISKSIISKRVVDNVHHSIDTLGGNGAIETQSSLPRLLRDSVIYENWEGTHNTLIVQVQRDIARYAHDEAYFKAMEDYLAMLPTSVASEKAKAESYLTVLKKDMEACKSSSTALQSMKLKKLIERMADIFYYVITLLEAADQKESGLGESKFAAAEYHRLNRLETSDIEWNEETLALIKAVVSA